One genomic segment of Methanothermococcus okinawensis IH1 includes these proteins:
- the cas7d gene encoding type I-D CRISPR-associated protein Cas7/Csc2, which produces MAKKKETVEFNIPYNKEIVDEFRNKMYSIIPEEYFQDKFDKRTPNVIKVASIRETTGYFINRSTESDEVISTSIGNKEPVVIPSRKLKSKEKLTGLILCRKYKVVHPELEYNFIKESKQLANPNSIIFGDSVTQSNDSTGLPARAIYEWAYSIRDKDEITEELTHNALSEEGTMWDKDKGSQRQSLYEIQYIKPGTYFPQFLTFYDITPEGLLHVIISHLKTMRYGAQQNVMDANMKNNIIAIALDTFEPAVSSYLISKDYTGEINFENIKNFVINKLKENSSIVIENEKLKEFNSLINEYLNDDEKLRQLYLKMLDDSLNYMTMCKILKEKEVEKLVNELGV; this is translated from the coding sequence ATGGCAAAAAAGAAAGAAACTGTTGAATTTAACATCCCATACAATAAAGAGATTGTAGATGAGTTTAGAAATAAAATGTATTCTATAATCCCTGAAGAGTATTTCCAAGACAAATTTGATAAAAGAACTCCAAATGTAATAAAAGTAGCTTCCATCAGAGAAACCACAGGATATTTCATAAACCGTTCTACCGAATCAGATGAGGTTATAAGCACATCCATAGGGAATAAAGAACCTGTGGTTATTCCATCAAGAAAGTTAAAATCTAAGGAAAAACTTACAGGATTGATATTATGTAGAAAATACAAAGTAGTTCATCCAGAATTAGAGTATAATTTTATAAAAGAGTCAAAACAACTGGCAAATCCAAATTCAATAATATTTGGTGATTCAGTGACTCAGTCTAATGATTCCACAGGCTTGCCTGCAAGGGCAATATATGAATGGGCTTATTCAATAAGAGATAAAGATGAAATAACAGAAGAACTTACACATAATGCATTAAGTGAAGAAGGAACAATGTGGGATAAAGATAAAGGTTCTCAAAGACAGAGTTTGTATGAAATCCAATATATAAAACCAGGAACATATTTTCCACAGTTTTTAACATTTTATGATATTACCCCAGAGGGTCTTCTTCATGTAATAATATCCCATCTAAAAACCATGAGATACGGAGCTCAGCAAAATGTGATGGATGCAAATATGAAAAATAATATTATAGCCATAGCATTAGATACATTTGAACCTGCTGTATCTTCCTATTTAATATCTAAGGACTATACAGGAGAAATTAATTTTGAAAATATTAAAAACTTTGTTATTAATAAATTAAAAGAAAATTCATCGATAGTTATTGAAAATGAAAAATTAAAAGAGTTTAATTCCTTAATAAACGAATATTTAAATGATGACGAAAAACTTAGGCAACTATATTTAAAAATGTTAGATGACAGTTTAAATTACATGACAATGTGCAAAATATTGAAAGAAAAAGAAGTGGAGAAATTAGTAAATGAATTAGGTGTCTAA
- a CDS encoding archaetidylserine decarboxylase yields the protein MVILLKTKKIKTYQKLFAVGVCSILLFTVYFYRDPDRTIPNGNNLCLSPADGNILYIKEYNGIPEIYKDGNKYILKDINNYYKNGSYVIGIFMSPFDVHVNRAPVGGEVVYTKHIDGGFYPAFMGDLTKKNERNIIIIKNGSDYIGVIQVAGILARRTICNVNVGDYVAMGQRIGRINLGSQTALILPKGKYILKVKKNERVYAGKTVIAERINN from the coding sequence ATGGTGATTTTATTGAAAACTAAAAAAATTAAAACTTATCAAAAGCTTTTTGCTGTTGGGGTGTGTTCAATTTTGTTATTTACAGTTTATTTTTATAGAGACCCTGACAGAACCATACCTAATGGCAATAATCTATGTCTCTCCCCAGCAGATGGAAATATATTGTATATAAAAGAATACAATGGCATTCCGGAGATTTACAAGGATGGGAATAAATACATCTTAAAAGACATCAACAACTATTACAAAAACGGTTCCTATGTTATTGGAATATTTATGTCACCGTTTGATGTGCATGTCAATAGAGCTCCTGTGGGTGGCGAGGTAGTATATACAAAACATATAGATGGTGGATTTTATCCTGCGTTTATGGGGGATTTGACTAAAAAAAATGAGCGAAATATAATTATTATTAAAAATGGTAGCGATTATATCGGTGTTATTCAAGTTGCTGGTATTTTAGCAAGAAGAACGATTTGTAATGTTAATGTTGGGGATTATGTAGCCATGGGTCAGAGGATAGGTCGTATAAATTTAGGCTCCCAAACAGCACTAATACTTCCAAAAGGAAAATACATTCTAAAAGTAAAGAAAAATGAAAGGGTATATGCAGGAAAAACTGTAATAGCAGAGAGAATAAATAACTAA
- a CDS encoding 3-isopropylmalate dehydratase small subunit: MEKIIEGKAWVFGDNVDTDAILPARYLIYTTEEELARYAMTGIDPEFPEKANKGDIIVGGKNFGSGSSREHAPMGLKGLGISLVIAESFARIFYRNSINIGLPLLECKDITKHVKEGDILRVDMDNGTITNLTTGEELKGQKLPDFMMEILNDGGLMPHLKKKLSANE, encoded by the coding sequence GTGGAAAAAATAATAGAAGGTAAAGCGTGGGTTTTTGGAGATAATGTCGATACAGATGCTATCCTTCCTGCAAGATATTTAATATATACCACAGAAGAAGAACTGGCAAGGTATGCAATGACTGGAATAGACCCAGAATTTCCAGAAAAAGCAAATAAAGGAGATATTATTGTAGGCGGAAAAAATTTTGGTTCTGGAAGTTCAAGAGAACATGCTCCTATGGGATTAAAAGGATTAGGCATATCGTTGGTAATTGCTGAAAGTTTTGCAAGGATATTTTATAGAAACTCCATAAATATCGGTCTTCCACTGTTGGAATGTAAAGACATTACAAAACATGTTAAAGAAGGAGATATTCTAAGAGTAGATATGGACAATGGAACAATAACAAACCTTACAACAGGGGAAGAGTTGAAAGGTCAAAAACTTCCAGATTTTATGATGGAAATTTTAAATGATGGTGGATTAATGCCTCATTTAAAAAAGAAATTATCTGCTAATGAATAA